A genomic window from Algoriphagus sp. Y33 includes:
- a CDS encoding sugar phosphate nucleotidyltransferase, giving the protein MNQKPTLLVLAAGMGSRYGGNKQIDGFGPSGETILEYSIFDAIRAGFGKVVFIVREEILEVAKEKFLPKLQGKIEVGFVIQSLDSFVPTELKQADRKKPFGTAHAVLCAKDVIKEPFAVINADDFYGKEAFDAIGKFLTAEVKPDLHAMVGYAIQNVLSENGTVSRGVCETNEKGHLIGMVERTSIAREDGKIVSKGEGEVLEIVEDTPVSMNFWGFHHEVFTDIEKMWNTFLPENLDNLKSEFYIPTVANNLIQANEAAFDILEGGKIWFGVTYTEDKPVVIDSLKKLHDAGDYPDDLWK; this is encoded by the coding sequence ATGAACCAGAAACCCACCTTACTTGTACTTGCTGCCGGAATGGGAAGTCGCTACGGAGGAAACAAGCAAATCGATGGATTCGGCCCAAGCGGAGAAACCATTTTGGAATATTCTATTTTTGACGCTATCAGAGCAGGTTTTGGCAAAGTGGTCTTTATCGTGCGGGAAGAAATTCTGGAAGTAGCCAAAGAGAAATTCCTACCAAAACTTCAGGGTAAAATCGAAGTTGGCTTTGTAATCCAATCGCTGGACAGCTTTGTCCCTACAGAATTGAAGCAGGCAGACCGCAAGAAACCATTCGGAACTGCTCACGCTGTGCTATGTGCCAAGGATGTTATCAAAGAGCCATTTGCAGTGATCAATGCGGATGATTTTTATGGAAAAGAAGCTTTTGATGCAATCGGCAAATTCCTGACCGCTGAAGTAAAGCCGGATCTTCATGCGATGGTGGGGTATGCTATTCAGAATGTGCTTTCTGAAAATGGCACGGTAAGTCGTGGTGTCTGCGAGACCAATGAAAAAGGCCACCTAATCGGAATGGTGGAAAGAACTTCCATTGCCCGTGAAGACGGCAAAATAGTTAGCAAAGGCGAAGGTGAAGTGTTGGAAATTGTGGAAGACACACCGGTAAGCATGAACTTCTGGGGCTTTCACCATGAGGTGTTTACTGATATCGAGAAAATGTGGAATACATTTCTTCCGGAAAATCTCGATAATCTTAAATCTGAATTCTACATTCCTACTGTAGCAAACAACTTGATACAAGCTAATGAAGCAGCATTCGACATACTTGAAGGAGGTAAAATATGGTTTGGCGTCACCTATACGGAAGACAAACCAGTGGTGATCGATTCCCTGAAAAAACTGCATGATGCAGGGGATTATCCCGATGATCTATGGAAATAA
- a CDS encoding P-II family nitrogen regulator produces the protein MKKIEAIIRTSRFDQIHSCVAGLGVKFLTFYEVKGMGLEHARLEMYRGVPYEPAYIPRTKIEIVTVDELVEPVINCILTEGNTGQVGDGKIFVYDVLDAYRIRNSDTGEQAL, from the coding sequence ATGAAAAAAATTGAAGCAATTATCAGGACTTCGCGCTTTGACCAAATCCACTCCTGTGTGGCTGGTCTTGGAGTGAAGTTTCTCACTTTTTATGAAGTGAAAGGGATGGGCTTGGAGCATGCCAGGCTTGAAATGTACCGCGGTGTTCCCTATGAGCCTGCTTACATCCCGAGGACGAAGATTGAAATCGTCACAGTAGATGAACTGGTCGAGCCTGTGATCAACTGTATTCTGACTGAAGGAAATACAGGCCAGGTGGGTGACGGGAAAATCTTCGTCTATGACGTGCTGGATGCTTATCGTATCAGAAATAGCGATACAGGCGAGCAGGCACTTTAA
- the pdhA gene encoding pyruvate dehydrogenase (acetyl-transferring) E1 component subunit alpha: MAKKTAATKSKVKYSKETYTFWYESMLLMRRFEEKAGQLYGQQKIRGFCHLYIGQEACASGAISALTKDDKWITAYRCHAHPLGLGTDPGAVMAELFGKATGTTKGKGGSMHIFDKEKNFMGGHGIVGAQIPMGLGMGFAEKYKGTKNLAICYMGDGAVRQGAFHEALNLAMLYKTPVIFVIENNGYAMGTPVRRSSNVEDLSTLGESYDMPSFAVDGMSVEAVHEAVAEAADRARRGDGPTLLEMRTYRYKGHSMSDPQKYRTKEEVEEYKQRDPVEQVLATIKENNILSEEEIEEIIKGVKQKVTDAVKFAEESPWPDGQDAFKDVYIQEDYPFVME, from the coding sequence ATGGCAAAGAAAACTGCAGCAACTAAGTCCAAAGTAAAATATTCGAAGGAAACTTACACCTTCTGGTACGAGAGCATGCTCTTAATGAGGAGGTTTGAAGAAAAAGCGGGACAACTTTACGGTCAACAAAAAATCAGAGGATTCTGTCATTTATATATAGGTCAGGAAGCTTGTGCTTCAGGTGCAATTTCTGCTTTGACCAAAGATGACAAGTGGATTACAGCTTACCGATGTCACGCACACCCACTTGGCCTGGGCACTGATCCGGGAGCTGTCATGGCAGAGCTTTTCGGCAAAGCCACAGGTACTACCAAAGGAAAAGGTGGTTCTATGCATATTTTTGACAAAGAGAAGAACTTCATGGGGGGGCATGGAATCGTAGGGGCACAAATTCCTATGGGTCTTGGAATGGGCTTCGCAGAGAAATATAAAGGCACTAAAAACCTAGCAATTTGCTATATGGGAGATGGTGCTGTACGTCAAGGGGCTTTTCATGAAGCATTAAACTTGGCCATGCTTTACAAAACTCCGGTGATTTTCGTAATTGAAAACAATGGCTACGCTATGGGAACGCCTGTCAGGAGATCATCCAACGTGGAAGATCTTTCTACATTGGGCGAGTCTTATGACATGCCTTCTTTTGCCGTAGACGGAATGAGTGTAGAGGCTGTACACGAAGCAGTAGCGGAAGCGGCTGATAGAGCAAGAAGAGGCGATGGTCCAACTTTGCTTGAGATGAGAACATACCGATACAAAGGCCATTCGATGTCCGATCCTCAGAAATACAGAACTAAGGAGGAGGTAGAAGAGTACAAGCAGCGCGATCCTGTGGAGCAGGTACTTGCTACGATCAAGGAAAATAATATCCTTAGCGAAGAAGAAATCGAAGAAATCATCAAAGGGGTAAAACAAAAAGTGACCGACGCAGTGAAATTTGCCGAAGAATCCCCTTGGCCTGATGGGCAGGATGCCTTCAAGGATGTTTACATCCAAGAAGACTATCCTTTTGTAATGGAATAA
- a CDS encoding ammonium transporter: MQELFTVNNLWMMIATTMVFIMHLGFASLEAGLTRSKNTVNILFKNTIIPAIGLLTYAFVGFNLMYPGEEFAGSFFGFAGFGLTLPEGWDTSNYNEGYTFFTDFIFQAMFAATAATIVSGAVAERVKLGPFIFFSILYVGICYPIVGMWKWGGGFLNALETPFYDFAGSTIVHSVGGWGALIGAALLGPRIGKYTSRGMTAIPGHNIPLATFGVFLLWFGWFGFNGGSVLSADPGLVSKVFVTTCMAAAAGAVGALIVSYLMFKTYDITMVLNGILAGLVGITAGADLMGVNSSIIIGLIGGGLIVLAVVFFDKIKVDDPVGAISVHLVGGIWGTLAVGIFGDLAGVSQFFSQLIGVAAVGVFCVIFAGVIFFIMKKTTGIRVDEAEETEGLDINEHSMRAYPDFATKD; the protein is encoded by the coding sequence ATGCAAGAATTATTTACTGTCAATAATTTATGGATGATGATCGCCACGACTATGGTTTTCATCATGCACTTGGGATTTGCCAGCTTGGAAGCCGGACTTACCCGTTCTAAAAACACCGTGAACATCCTGTTCAAGAATACCATTATTCCAGCCATTGGACTTTTGACATATGCTTTCGTGGGATTCAATTTAATGTACCCCGGAGAAGAGTTTGCAGGCTCATTCTTTGGATTTGCAGGTTTTGGACTTACGCTTCCCGAAGGTTGGGATACCAGCAATTACAATGAAGGGTATACCTTCTTTACTGATTTTATTTTCCAGGCCATGTTTGCAGCTACTGCCGCTACGATAGTATCGGGTGCTGTGGCTGAGCGGGTGAAATTGGGGCCATTTATCTTTTTTTCCATCCTGTATGTAGGAATCTGCTATCCAATTGTAGGAATGTGGAAATGGGGTGGAGGGTTCCTTAATGCCCTTGAGACACCATTTTATGATTTTGCGGGATCTACTATCGTGCACTCAGTAGGCGGATGGGGAGCACTGATTGGCGCTGCACTCTTGGGGCCTAGAATTGGGAAGTATACTTCCAGGGGTATGACTGCGATTCCCGGCCATAACATTCCATTGGCTACGTTTGGAGTATTCTTATTATGGTTTGGGTGGTTTGGATTCAACGGAGGCTCTGTTCTAAGTGCTGATCCGGGACTGGTTTCCAAGGTTTTTGTAACCACATGTATGGCTGCTGCGGCAGGAGCAGTTGGCGCACTGATTGTTTCTTATCTGATGTTTAAAACATACGATATTACTATGGTGTTGAATGGGATTTTGGCAGGCTTGGTAGGGATCACTGCCGGTGCCGATTTGATGGGAGTTAATTCATCGATCATCATCGGTTTGATAGGCGGTGGTTTGATCGTCTTGGCAGTCGTTTTCTTTGATAAAATCAAAGTGGATGATCCTGTAGGTGCGATTTCAGTTCATCTGGTAGGTGGTATCTGGGGTACGTTGGCCGTGGGTATCTTTGGAGATTTGGCCGGAGTGAGTCAGTTTTTCTCTCAGTTGATTGGCGTGGCCGCGGTAGGCGTGTTCTGTGTTATTTTCGCAGGGGTGATTTTCTTTATCATGAAGAAGACTACCGGTATCCGAGTGGATGAAGCGGAAGAAACGGAAGGTCTGGATATCAATGAGCACAGTATGCGTGCATATCCGGATTTTGCGACAAAAGATTAA
- a CDS encoding BatD family protein encodes MIKTLAQFIFVCGLILFSGLAIAQDVQIELGPGEIGLNETFTIKVTLSNEKIKSYDQFPEIPGFQKQGISQSSSMNLINGQMSSSNSIIQYYKPSRKGEFTLPSFELAINGQAYSSTGKKITVGDAASANSRSGSATDPFADFFGRSAVEDPEYVELEDDAFFSVSVDKEEIYQGEGFDLSLAFYISESNQAQFNFHEPGRQLDDILKKIKPKNAWEENFNISNIDPEQVTINGKRWTKFKVYEATFFPFSEGEIAIPRIPWEMIKYKIAKNPSFFGANRQEDFKTFYSNPKTIKVKPLPPHPLKNEVSVGQFQIRENITTIEVETGQGFDYNFGISGVGNINAVSAPKRLSTANLNTYDPNVRQQINRGYGRVSGIKEFNYYITINEAGEIDLENNFEWIYFDPEREVYDTLRPKAKITVVGESKVNQAISSQRLGGLYDRISTEDNRFLNEKYKYYFTVSINVLLLLAVALLAVLIIRKK; translated from the coding sequence ATGATTAAAACGCTTGCCCAATTCATTTTCGTATGTGGCCTTATCTTATTTTCAGGATTGGCTATAGCTCAGGATGTTCAGATTGAGCTTGGACCTGGTGAGATCGGCTTGAATGAAACTTTCACTATCAAAGTAACTCTCAGCAACGAGAAAATCAAATCCTATGATCAGTTTCCCGAAATACCGGGGTTTCAGAAACAGGGGATTTCCCAATCCTCCTCTATGAATCTGATTAACGGGCAGATGAGCAGTTCCAACAGTATCATCCAATATTATAAGCCGAGCAGAAAGGGGGAATTTACGTTACCTTCTTTTGAGCTTGCCATCAATGGCCAGGCATATTCTTCTACCGGCAAAAAAATCACTGTGGGAGATGCGGCAAGTGCCAACAGCAGAAGCGGTTCTGCTACTGATCCCTTTGCGGATTTCTTTGGTCGATCAGCTGTAGAAGACCCCGAATATGTGGAGTTGGAAGATGATGCGTTTTTTTCCGTATCTGTGGACAAAGAAGAAATCTATCAGGGTGAGGGATTTGATCTGAGTCTGGCATTTTACATATCAGAATCCAATCAAGCTCAGTTTAATTTTCATGAGCCCGGCAGGCAGTTGGATGATATTTTGAAGAAGATAAAGCCTAAAAATGCATGGGAGGAGAACTTCAATATCAGTAATATAGATCCCGAGCAAGTTACGATCAACGGAAAAAGATGGACAAAATTCAAGGTGTATGAGGCTACTTTTTTTCCATTTTCCGAAGGAGAAATAGCCATCCCAAGAATACCCTGGGAGATGATCAAATATAAAATTGCCAAAAACCCGAGTTTCTTTGGAGCCAATAGGCAAGAGGATTTCAAGACTTTTTATTCTAATCCAAAGACGATTAAAGTCAAACCTCTTCCGCCGCATCCTTTGAAAAATGAAGTGAGTGTAGGACAATTCCAGATCAGAGAAAATATCACAACAATTGAAGTGGAAACCGGTCAGGGTTTTGACTATAATTTTGGGATAAGCGGTGTCGGAAATATCAATGCCGTTTCCGCCCCCAAAAGACTCTCGACCGCCAACCTCAACACCTACGATCCGAATGTGCGCCAGCAGATCAACCGCGGATATGGAAGGGTGTCGGGAATCAAGGAATTCAATTATTACATCACCATCAATGAAGCAGGAGAGATTGATCTGGAGAATAACTTTGAATGGATTTACTTTGACCCTGAGCGTGAAGTCTATGATACGCTGAGACCGAAGGCGAAGATCACTGTGGTGGGGGAAAGTAAAGTAAATCAGGCAATTTCCAGTCAGCGGTTAGGAGGGCTATATGACCGCATTTCCACTGAAGATAACCGGTTTTTAAACGAGAAATATAAATACTATTTTACGGTCTCAATCAACGTTTTGCTGCTTTTAGCAGTGGCTTTGTTGG
- a CDS encoding DNA replication/repair protein RecF, whose product MHLKSLELLQFKNHEKTQLQFSNEINCFVGLNGSGKTNVLDGIHYLALTKSAVQSSDSLNVQHERDFFAIKGLFELADEKPLEVRCTVELGKKKQIYQNGKALAKTSEHVGYIPLVLIAPDDTELIKGGSEGRRKFFDGLISQLDHAYLDQLIRYHHFLKQRNALLKKFAETGRRDLTLLDNYDTELIELSLKLASQRNELLTEMAPLLQSHYSEISQGQELVSVIYETEALRDDFRDYFKNLRKKDLITKNSNAGIHKDDFAFMIGGHPIRKIGSQGQQKSYIIALKLAQFQIFEREKGEKPILLLDDIFDKLDDLRIAQLMKLISQHMFGQIFLTDARPERSRKILTDLDPEVFYFSLKEGMIVPEN is encoded by the coding sequence ATGCACTTGAAGTCTCTCGAACTCTTACAATTCAAAAATCATGAGAAGACCCAACTCCAATTTTCCAATGAGATAAATTGTTTCGTAGGTTTGAACGGCAGCGGAAAAACCAATGTGCTCGACGGGATACATTATTTGGCTTTGACCAAAAGTGCAGTCCAATCCAGTGATAGCCTAAATGTGCAGCACGAGCGGGATTTCTTTGCGATCAAGGGGCTATTTGAACTGGCAGACGAAAAGCCGTTGGAAGTGAGATGTACTGTGGAATTGGGAAAGAAAAAGCAGATTTATCAGAACGGAAAGGCACTGGCCAAAACATCAGAACATGTGGGGTATATTCCTTTAGTTTTGATTGCGCCGGATGATACTGAGTTGATCAAAGGTGGAAGTGAGGGGCGTAGAAAGTTTTTTGATGGGCTTATTTCTCAGCTTGATCATGCATACCTGGACCAGCTGATTCGGTATCATCACTTTTTAAAGCAGCGAAATGCTTTGCTAAAGAAGTTTGCAGAGACGGGACGTCGCGATTTGACTCTTTTGGATAATTACGATACTGAGCTGATCGAACTCAGTTTAAAATTGGCATCACAGAGAAATGAGCTATTGACAGAAATGGCTCCTTTATTACAAAGTCATTATTCAGAAATATCTCAAGGGCAAGAACTTGTAAGCGTGATTTATGAAACAGAGGCATTGCGTGATGACTTTAGGGATTATTTTAAAAACTTGAGAAAAAAGGATTTGATCACCAAAAATAGTAATGCAGGTATTCATAAGGATGATTTTGCTTTCATGATAGGAGGTCATCCCATCCGTAAGATTGGAAGCCAGGGACAGCAGAAATCCTATATTATTGCACTGAAACTAGCCCAATTTCAGATTTTTGAGAGAGAAAAAGGAGAAAAACCCATTTTGTTGCTGGACGATATCTTTGACAAACTGGATGACCTGAGGATTGCCCAGCTGATGAAATTGATCTCACAGCATATGTTTGGCCAGATATTTTTGACAGATGCAAGACCAGAGCGGTCAAGGAAGATATTGACTGACCTTGATCCTGAAGTTTTTTACTTTTCACTAAAAGAAGGGATGATTGTCCCTGAAAATTAA
- the ribH gene encoding 6,7-dimethyl-8-ribityllumazine synthase, whose amino-acid sequence MATSLKSLSSHSSKNIQDISKKTFGIIVSEWNEDVTEALYSGAYQTLLENGAKKENIIRKNVPGSFELTLAAQWLAQEESIDAVICLGCVIQGETKHFDFICDAVAHGITNVALKYNKPVIFGVLTPNTQQQAMDRAGGKHGNKGDEAAITAVKMLGF is encoded by the coding sequence ATGGCAACTTCCCTTAAAAGCCTAAGTTCCCACTCCTCCAAAAACATTCAGGACATCAGCAAAAAAACGTTTGGAATCATCGTCTCCGAATGGAATGAGGATGTGACCGAAGCACTCTATTCCGGTGCCTACCAGACATTGTTGGAAAATGGCGCAAAAAAAGAAAATATAATCCGTAAAAATGTTCCGGGGTCGTTTGAACTCACGCTGGCAGCTCAATGGCTAGCCCAGGAAGAAAGCATAGATGCGGTAATCTGTCTAGGCTGTGTAATTCAAGGTGAAACTAAACACTTTGACTTTATCTGCGACGCGGTAGCTCATGGCATCACCAACGTAGCTCTGAAATATAACAAGCCTGTGATTTTCGGAGTATTGACTCCAAATACCCAGCAACAAGCTATGGATCGTGCAGGGGGAAAGCATGGCAACAAAGGCGACGAAGCAGCAATCACCGCTGTCAAAATGCTTGGGTTCTAA
- a CDS encoding DUF6787 family protein has translation MSAKNDKPGFLQRLQTKWKLESLLQVILVLVVFACTGFTILFIKNPILDFFGVEKGGFVNTLLYLLLVLPLYQIFLLIYGFIFGQFNFFWEKEKQIFRRIGGLFSKKK, from the coding sequence ATGTCAGCGAAAAACGATAAGCCGGGCTTTCTTCAACGCCTACAAACCAAGTGGAAATTAGAAAGCCTGCTCCAAGTCATTTTGGTTTTGGTCGTTTTTGCCTGTACGGGTTTCACTATACTTTTTATCAAAAACCCAATCCTGGATTTTTTCGGGGTTGAGAAAGGCGGCTTTGTCAACACACTTTTATACCTCTTGTTGGTGTTGCCGCTGTACCAGATTTTTTTGCTGATCTACGGCTTTATTTTCGGCCAGTTTAACTTCTTCTGGGAAAAGGAAAAGCAGATTTTCAGAAGGATTGGGGGATTGTTTTCTAAAAAGAAATAA
- a CDS encoding tetratricopeptide repeat protein codes for MATKQTKKVHPEHHNDILEDPSEIASRLGRGEAFLKQNSKVLAGVLIAAVVLIGGILFFQINTQNQNEKAQKEMFQAVYFYEQDSVQLALNGDGINAGFLTIVDNYPRTDAANLAHFYIGSIYLSERKYEEALKELEQFSADDFLVQAKAYSLIGDAHMELGNTDKAISNYKKAAEYDENKFFTPKYLNKLAIAYEAAGKNAEAIAAYGQIEDKYFESFEFANARKHKARLEGLASK; via the coding sequence ATGGCAACGAAACAAACTAAAAAAGTACACCCGGAACATCACAATGATATTTTGGAAGATCCTTCCGAGATAGCATCAAGACTAGGCAGAGGTGAGGCTTTTTTAAAGCAGAATAGCAAGGTACTGGCTGGCGTATTAATCGCGGCGGTGGTTTTGATAGGAGGAATCTTATTTTTCCAAATCAACACACAGAATCAAAATGAGAAAGCACAGAAGGAAATGTTCCAAGCTGTTTATTTCTACGAGCAGGACAGTGTGCAGTTAGCATTGAACGGTGATGGCATCAATGCCGGGTTTCTAACCATAGTGGATAACTATCCGCGTACGGATGCTGCCAATCTTGCCCATTTCTACATTGGCTCTATTTACCTTTCTGAGAGAAAATACGAAGAAGCATTAAAAGAATTGGAGCAATTCTCAGCTGATGATTTTCTGGTACAGGCAAAGGCCTATTCACTTATCGGTGATGCCCACATGGAACTTGGTAACACCGACAAAGCCATTTCCAACTACAAAAAAGCGGCTGAGTACGATGAAAACAAGTTTTTCACGCCTAAATATTTGAACAAATTGGCTATTGCATACGAAGCAGCAGGTAAAAACGCTGAAGCAATCGCAGCTTACGGACAGATCGAGGACAAGTATTTCGAGTCATTCGAATTTGCTAATGCACGAAAACATAAAGCTCGCTTAGAAGGTCTTGCCTCTAAGTAA
- a CDS encoding family 16 glycoside hydrolase produces the protein MKNTIISFVLVTLAQVAFAQEFTPNLHDVNLWYVQNRAASKTTTNGIKLNAQEGDGMMVLKNFDFENGSIELDVKGEDKQGASFVGLAFNIQSEYEYETLYFRPFNFQNEARKAHAVQYTYNPDYTWDVLREKFPGKYENSLEPALNPNDWFHVRITKLNGKISVYVNNQPDPCLVVSSLSKNNHGMIGLWVGHLSKGEFKNLKITL, from the coding sequence ATGAAAAACACCATAATTTCTTTTGTATTAGTGACGCTAGCTCAAGTTGCATTTGCACAAGAGTTTACACCAAACCTACACGATGTCAATCTCTGGTATGTCCAGAATAGAGCCGCATCAAAAACAACGACCAACGGCATAAAACTGAATGCTCAGGAAGGAGATGGAATGATGGTCTTAAAAAACTTTGATTTTGAAAATGGAAGTATAGAGCTTGATGTCAAAGGGGAAGATAAACAGGGTGCAAGTTTTGTAGGCTTGGCTTTCAATATCCAAAGTGAGTATGAGTATGAAACACTTTACTTTAGACCTTTTAATTTTCAAAACGAAGCACGAAAGGCCCATGCTGTCCAGTATACTTATAATCCTGATTATACATGGGATGTGCTTCGGGAAAAATTCCCGGGTAAATACGAAAACTCTCTTGAACCTGCTCTGAATCCAAATGACTGGTTTCATGTACGTATCACTAAGCTCAACGGTAAGATCAGCGTTTACGTAAACAACCAGCCCGACCCTTGTTTGGTAGTGTCAAGCCTCTCTAAAAATAATCATGGGATGATTGGACTTTGGGTAGGACATTTGTCGAAGGGAGAATTTAAAAATCTTAAAATCACGTTATAA
- a CDS encoding aspartate kinase encodes MKIMKFGGTSVGRPERMHQVKDLITRGDESKIVVLSALSGTTNSLVSIGEALAAADKVLAKSRIDELHAHYNDFYPKLVTTETAREKAQEIIKEHFEFLNILLKISFNEAINRDILAQGELLSTKLFHTLLEELEIPAVFLSALDFMSIDENAEPELQKISDRLKSILAQHPDDTIFITQGFICKNHLNEVDNLKRGGSDYTASLVAAAIQATACEIWTDIDGMHNNDPRIVDKTRPIAEMSFDEAAELAYFGAKILHPASIWPAQQFNVPVKLLNTMQPEAHGTLIKAKVDSVGVKAIAAKDGITAIKIKSSRMLLAYGFLRKVFEIFEKYKTPIDMITTSEVAVSVTIDDLSHLEHILEELGTFCSVEVDRDQTIICIVGNMVSESKGAIQSVIDSLIEYPVRMVSFGGSRHNVSVLVDSKFKKEALQSLNKDLFIW; translated from the coding sequence ATGAAGATCATGAAATTTGGAGGCACCTCTGTGGGCCGTCCAGAACGCATGCACCAGGTAAAAGACCTGATCACCCGTGGTGATGAATCAAAAATCGTAGTTCTCTCTGCTCTTTCAGGTACCACCAATTCCTTGGTGAGCATCGGTGAGGCTTTGGCAGCGGCAGATAAAGTTCTTGCGAAATCCCGAATAGATGAACTTCATGCGCATTACAATGACTTTTATCCCAAGCTTGTCACTACTGAAACAGCTAGAGAAAAAGCTCAGGAAATTATTAAAGAGCATTTTGAGTTTCTGAATATCCTGCTGAAAATATCCTTCAATGAAGCGATCAACCGTGATATTCTAGCTCAGGGAGAATTGCTTTCTACCAAGCTTTTTCACACCCTCTTGGAGGAACTGGAGATTCCTGCTGTATTCTTGTCCGCACTGGATTTCATGAGTATTGATGAAAATGCCGAACCGGAATTGCAAAAAATCTCAGACCGGTTGAAGTCAATTCTCGCCCAGCATCCCGATGATACTATTTTCATCACTCAAGGGTTTATTTGCAAAAATCACCTAAATGAAGTGGATAACTTAAAACGTGGTGGAAGCGATTATACTGCCTCATTGGTAGCAGCGGCAATCCAAGCTACTGCCTGTGAGATCTGGACAGACATCGACGGCATGCACAACAATGATCCTAGAATAGTCGACAAAACCCGCCCCATCGCAGAGATGTCATTTGACGAGGCGGCAGAGCTCGCCTACTTCGGGGCCAAAATTCTCCACCCTGCGTCGATCTGGCCAGCCCAGCAATTCAACGTGCCCGTGAAACTGCTCAACACCATGCAACCGGAAGCCCACGGCACGCTGATCAAAGCAAAAGTAGATTCTGTGGGAGTAAAAGCAATCGCCGCTAAAGACGGAATCACAGCTATCAAAATCAAATCCAGCCGCATGCTGTTGGCATACGGTTTCTTGAGAAAGGTCTTTGAGATCTTCGAGAAATATAAAACACCCATTGACATGATTACCACTTCTGAAGTGGCGGTTTCTGTCACTATTGACGATTTGAGTCATTTGGAGCATATTCTGGAAGAACTAGGCACATTCTGCAGTGTGGAAGTAGACCGGGATCAGACCATCATCTGTATCGTGGGAAATATGGTTTCGGAAAGCAAAGGTGCAATCCAATCCGTCATCGATTCTCTGATAGAATATCCTGTACGGATGGTTTCATTTGGCGGTAGCCGCCACAATGTGTCTGTCTTGGTGGATTCCAAATTCAAAAAGGAGGCATTACAAAGCCTCAATAAGGATTTGTTTATTTGGTAA